The proteins below come from a single Cervus canadensis isolate Bull #8, Minnesota chromosome 2, ASM1932006v1, whole genome shotgun sequence genomic window:
- the FCGR1A gene encoding LOW QUALITY PROTEIN: high affinity immunoglobulin gamma Fc receptor I (The sequence of the model RefSeq protein was modified relative to this genomic sequence to represent the inferred CDS: inserted 2 bases in 1 codon) has protein sequence MWLMIVLILGAPVAEQVDPTKAVITLKPPWVRVFREENVTLLCEGPHLPGDTSTQWFLNGTAIKTLTPRYSINGATFNDSGEYKCQTGLSMPSDPVQLEIHSDWLLLQVSSRVFTEGDPLVLRCHGWKNMLVYKMLFYKDGKPFRFSHQDSEITIPKTNLSHNGIYHCSGEIRRLYTSAGVSITVKELFPAPVLRTSFSSPHQEGYLVNLSCETKLPSQKSGLQLYFSFYVGNKTLMSRTTSSEYQTFIAQKEDPGLYWCEAATEDGNFTKRSPELELPVLGLQSTTPVWFHFLFYLAVGIMFLVDSVLCIVIHKELQRKKMWNLEIYLDSLDSGHGKKVPPTFKNIDXIKRKRKRQKQEQQLQERKHQEKP, from the exons ATGTGGCTCATGATAGTTCTGATCCTTGGGG CTCCAGTTGCTGAGCAAGTGG ACCCCACAAAGGCAGTGATCACCTTGAAGCCTCCATGGGTCAGAGTATTCCGAGAAGAAAATGTAACCTTACTGTGTGAGGGACCCCATCTGCCTGGGGACACCTCCACACAGTGGTTTCTCAACGGCACAGCCATTAAGACCCTGACCCCCAGATACAGTATTAATGGAGCTACATTCAATGACAGTGGTGAATACAAGTGCCAGACAGGTCTCTCAATGCCAAGTGACCCTGTACAGCTAGAAATCCACAGTG ATTGGCTACTACTCCAGGTCTCTAGCAGAGTCTTCACAGAAGGGGACCCTCTGGTCTTGAGGTGTCATGGATGGAAGAATATGCTGGTGTACAAAATGCTTTTCTACAAAGATGGCAAGCCCTTTAGGTTTTCTCATCAGGATTCTGAAATCACCATTCCGAAAACCAACCTGAGTCACAATGGCATCTATCACTGCTCAGGCGAGATAAGGCGTCTCTACACATCAGCAGGAGTATCGATCACTGTAAAAG AGCTATTTCCAGCCCCAGTGCTGAGAACATCTTTCTCATCCCCTCACCAAGAGGGGTATCTGGTCAACCTGAGCTGTGAAACAAAGCTGCCCTCACAGAAGTCTGGTCTGCAGCTTTACTTCTCCTTCTATGTGGGAAACAAGACCCTAATGAGCAGGACCACATCCTCTGAATACCAGACATTCATTGCTCAAAAAGAAGACCCTGGGCTATACTGGTGTGAAGCTGCCACAGAAGACGGGAATTTTACCAAGCGCAGCCCTGAGCTGGAGCTTCCAGTGCTTG GCCTCCAGTCAACAACCCCTGtctggtttcattttcttttctatctggCAGTGGGGATAATGTTTTTGGTGGACAGTGTTTTATGTATTGTAATACATAAGgaactacaaagaaagaaaatgtggaatTTAGAAATCTATTTGGACTCTCTGGACTCTGGTCATGGGAAGAAGGTACCTCCTACCTTCAAAAATATAGA AATTAAAAGAAAGCGGAAACGTcagaaacaagaacaacaactGCAAGAAAGGAAACACCAGGAGAAGCCCTGA